In a genomic window of Leisingera caerulea DSM 24564:
- a CDS encoding helix-turn-helix domain-containing protein, with product MSAIKRLRKLKGWNQSTLAEAAGLEQSTISKIERGWDGATLRSLSLIAQALDVPMYQLFLEDHQLAELKLLEVFRTLPAERQQGWLDMAKSVLDHPQTTSQ from the coding sequence ATGAGTGCAATCAAGAGACTTCGCAAGCTCAAAGGGTGGAACCAGAGCACGCTGGCTGAAGCTGCGGGCTTGGAGCAATCAACGATTTCGAAGATCGAACGCGGCTGGGACGGAGCAACCCTGCGCAGCCTGTCTCTAATCGCCCAAGCCCTTGATGTTCCTATGTACCAGCTATTCCTTGAGGATCATCAACTCGCAGAACTTAAGCTTCTGGAGGTTTTTCGAACCCTCCCGGCTGAGCGCCAACAGGGTTGGCTGGATATGGCGAAATCGGTACTAGACCACCCTCAAACAACTTCGCAATAA
- the gpW gene encoding gpW family head-tail joining protein, which produces MSIDREKLEAQLAEAEDALHRLLTGGQVTEVDYDGHGTKFAKPTEAGLRRRINELNRKLGNARPGSRRVAF; this is translated from the coding sequence ATGTCAATCGATAGGGAAAAGCTGGAAGCGCAGCTGGCGGAGGCAGAAGACGCGCTGCATCGGCTGCTGACCGGCGGTCAGGTAACCGAAGTGGACTATGACGGCCACGGAACGAAATTCGCCAAACCGACTGAAGCAGGGCTGCGCCGCCGGATTAACGAACTCAACCGAAAGCTGGGGAATGCCCGGCCTGGCTCCCGGAGGGTGGCGTTTTGA
- a CDS encoding ASCH domain-containing protein, with protein MPRNMSFALTTDQMHDRTKTVTRRFGWWFLKPGDVVNACVKCMGLKPGEKVQRICQIRIISTRREPLNAITAEDCAREGLPEYAPSDFVNMLSAHRGCAPEEPVNRIEYEFLD; from the coding sequence ATGCCCCGCAATATGTCATTCGCGCTGACGACGGATCAGATGCACGACCGCACCAAGACGGTCACCCGCCGCTTTGGATGGTGGTTTCTGAAGCCCGGCGACGTGGTGAATGCCTGTGTGAAGTGCATGGGCCTCAAGCCCGGCGAGAAGGTTCAGCGCATCTGCCAGATCCGCATTATCAGCACCCGCCGGGAACCCCTGAACGCCATCACGGCGGAAGACTGCGCCCGCGAAGGCCTCCCCGAATACGCGCCGTCCGATTTCGTCAACATGCTGTCCGCCCACCGCGGCTGCGCGCCGGAAGAGCCCGTGAACCGCATCGAATATGAGTTTCTGGACTGA
- a CDS encoding ABC transporter C-terminal domain-containing protein has product MISVSDILKILDKAPIWTTLKEMPQRIEALEARVAELEAKPAKAEHLETCELCGKPAKVTDLKDHPHFGTFGVKLRTVTCEDGHSIEYKWDPNKQ; this is encoded by the coding sequence ATGATATCAGTTTCAGACATTCTGAAGATCCTCGACAAAGCACCGATTTGGACGACGCTGAAAGAAATGCCCCAGCGCATCGAGGCCCTGGAGGCCCGGGTCGCCGAACTGGAGGCAAAACCGGCAAAGGCGGAGCACCTCGAAACCTGCGAACTCTGCGGCAAGCCCGCCAAGGTGACGGACCTGAAAGATCACCCGCATTTCGGCACTTTCGGCGTGAAACTTCGCACGGTAACTTGCGAAGACGGGCACTCGATTGAGTACAAGTGGGACCCCAACAAGCAGTAA
- a CDS encoding major capsid protein — MAHMDIFQNDAFRARELSASVREIPNQWGQLGRMGIFSPKPIRGTLFSVENKGGVLQLVQSSRRGTSLPSQKRGKRALRPFQTFRFGLSDQITADDVDGIRAFGSESELSQVEDEVLEQQIALRGSVDVTREYLRMGAVQGVVRDADGSELVNLFDEYGITQKSVDFRFSQAATPIGEKCREVTRHIRQNLKGDTMTGVQCLMEAGYTDMLFEHEDFKNRWDKFANATGKDPLRDDASDGLEFQGIYFKEYTGEAEVPQEDGSTVTQQFLPQGESVFLPLGTRQTFKDFNGSADYLDMINQPGEEIYSAIFPDPKRNAYVDVEVMMQTLPMCLRPAVIVRGHST, encoded by the coding sequence ATGGCCCATATGGATATCTTCCAAAACGACGCCTTCCGGGCGCGTGAACTCTCCGCATCGGTTCGGGAAATCCCCAATCAGTGGGGGCAGCTGGGGCGGATGGGGATCTTTTCCCCGAAGCCGATCCGCGGCACCCTGTTTTCCGTCGAAAACAAGGGCGGTGTGCTGCAGCTGGTGCAGTCCTCGCGGCGCGGCACTTCGCTGCCTTCGCAGAAGCGCGGCAAGCGCGCGCTGCGGCCGTTCCAGACATTCCGCTTCGGCCTGAGCGATCAGATCACCGCTGATGACGTCGACGGCATCCGTGCTTTTGGCAGCGAGAGCGAGCTGTCCCAGGTGGAAGACGAAGTGCTGGAGCAGCAGATTGCGCTTCGCGGCAGCGTCGATGTGACCCGGGAATATCTGCGTATGGGGGCGGTGCAGGGTGTTGTCCGCGACGCGGACGGCTCCGAGTTGGTGAACCTCTTCGATGAATACGGCATCACCCAGAAGTCTGTCGATTTCCGCTTTTCGCAGGCGGCGACGCCGATCGGCGAAAAGTGCCGGGAAGTCACGCGCCACATCCGGCAGAACCTGAAGGGCGACACCATGACCGGCGTCCAGTGCCTCATGGAAGCTGGCTACACCGACATGCTGTTCGAGCATGAGGACTTCAAGAACCGCTGGGACAAGTTCGCAAATGCGACCGGCAAGGATCCGCTGCGCGATGATGCCTCTGACGGTCTCGAATTCCAGGGCATCTACTTCAAGGAATATACCGGCGAGGCGGAAGTTCCTCAGGAAGACGGATCTACCGTCACCCAGCAGTTCCTGCCGCAGGGTGAATCCGTGTTCCTGCCCTTGGGCACCCGCCAGACGTTCAAGGATTTCAACGGCTCGGCGGACTACCTGGACATGATCAACCAGCCCGGTGAGGAGATCTACTCGGCGATCTTCCCGGACCCCAAGCGGAACGCCTATGTCGACGTGGAAGTGATGATGCAGACCCTTCCGATGTGCCTGCGCCCCGCTGTGATCGTCCGCGGCCATTCCACCTGA
- a CDS encoding terminase gpA endonuclease subunit: MKGQLYKWVEQLDPAERGYCHFAKGLGDEFYRQFVSEVRTLTRQRSGTVTAKWELVEPTRRNEVLDTELYAEAGALRKGWASLTDAQWDALEAERGAVPPEQQGDLFDAVVPVSAEAAATKKPKPAEKRQSLSGMLNVNR, translated from the coding sequence CATGAAGGGGCAGCTCTACAAATGGGTGGAGCAGCTGGACCCGGCGGAGCGCGGTTACTGTCACTTCGCCAAAGGGCTCGGGGATGAGTTTTACCGGCAGTTCGTCTCGGAGGTCCGGACCCTGACCAGACAGAGATCAGGAACGGTCACTGCGAAGTGGGAGCTGGTGGAGCCGACGCGGCGAAACGAGGTGCTGGATACCGAGTTGTACGCTGAAGCCGGAGCGCTGCGGAAAGGCTGGGCGTCGCTGACTGATGCTCAGTGGGATGCCCTGGAGGCTGAGCGCGGCGCGGTGCCACCCGAACAGCAAGGCGACCTGTTCGATGCGGTAGTGCCAGTCTCGGCCGAGGCCGCCGCAACCAAGAAACCAAAGCCCGCTGAAAAGCGGCAGAGCCTGTCAGGAATGCTGAATGTCAATCGATAG
- a CDS encoding terminase gpA endonuclease subunit — SPMPGPFDIERFAFLREIHEVLSPEHPSREVSILGSAQWGKTVSIIQPTLGAWHNSTALDSLVVHPTMSAATEWVDNKWKPMRRQAPDLKRIFGDGLAGGENRDQKFNQETVARDGSLKVASAGSPADLTGTSRRLVIMDDLAKFEMTDKGDPEALAESRASGFEEAKILRVSTPLIKGTCRINRAYARSDQRVYEVPCPHCGHMAALTWENFVANIDPENLEDAHFRCEPCQGKIEHKHKEEIVRKGRWRATNPKGDHPGFFLWRAYAPQRDWASIAKEYARVMGWTRTEGNASAEEKKQAVEAETEQTFFNDVLGLAYEQSSGSMDWEVLKNRVEDADEIEDGIRPLPVGILPATGFIFSAGVDCQDDRTEVHFKCFCRNRQRWTVHYKIIPHHISTKECRDTLDAYLAAEWRTELGFKVKLDVLSIDGGTYTDDVWDWAKKHSWHRVIIV, encoded by the coding sequence CTCGCCGATGCCGGGGCCTTTCGATATTGAACGCTTTGCGTTCCTGCGGGAGATCCACGAGGTTCTTTCACCGGAACACCCCAGCCGGGAAGTGTCGATCCTCGGCTCGGCGCAGTGGGGGAAAACAGTGTCCATTATCCAGCCGACGCTGGGGGCTTGGCACAACAGCACCGCGCTGGACAGTCTGGTGGTTCATCCCACCATGTCGGCCGCCACAGAGTGGGTGGACAACAAGTGGAAGCCGATGCGGCGCCAGGCGCCGGATCTGAAGCGGATCTTCGGCGACGGATTGGCTGGCGGTGAGAACCGCGACCAGAAATTCAATCAGGAAACCGTTGCACGTGACGGCAGCCTGAAAGTTGCTTCTGCCGGTTCCCCGGCCGACTTGACCGGCACGTCCCGCCGACTGGTCATCATGGATGACCTCGCCAAGTTCGAAATGACGGATAAAGGCGACCCGGAAGCCCTTGCGGAAAGCCGGGCCAGCGGTTTCGAAGAAGCGAAGATCCTGCGGGTGTCGACTCCGCTGATCAAGGGCACCTGCCGGATCAACCGGGCTTATGCGCGAAGCGACCAGCGCGTCTATGAGGTGCCTTGCCCGCATTGCGGACACATGGCGGCTTTGACCTGGGAGAACTTTGTCGCCAACATTGATCCGGAAAATCTGGAGGATGCCCATTTCCGCTGCGAGCCCTGCCAGGGAAAGATTGAACACAAGCACAAGGAAGAGATTGTCCGCAAGGGCCGCTGGCGGGCAACTAATCCGAAGGGTGACCATCCCGGGTTCTTCCTGTGGCGGGCTTACGCGCCTCAGCGGGATTGGGCGTCGATCGCCAAGGAATACGCCCGGGTCATGGGCTGGACGCGGACTGAAGGAAACGCCAGCGCAGAGGAAAAAAAGCAGGCCGTAGAGGCTGAGACGGAACAGACGTTCTTCAACGATGTTCTGGGACTGGCCTATGAACAATCTTCGGGTTCGATGGACTGGGAGGTTCTGAAAAACCGGGTTGAGGATGCCGACGAAATTGAAGACGGCATCCGGCCTTTGCCAGTGGGAATTCTACCTGCCACCGGATTCATCTTCAGCGCTGGTGTCGACTGTCAGGATGATCGCACGGAAGTTCATTTCAAGTGCTTCTGCCGGAACCGGCAGCGCTGGACGGTGCATTATAAGATCATTCCGCACCACATCAGTACCAAGGAATGCCGGGATACCCTGGATGCTTACCTGGCCGCGGAGTGGCGGACGGAACTGGGGTTCAAGGTCAAGCTCGACGTTTTGTCGATCGATGGCGGCACCTATACGGATGATGTCTGGGATTGGGCCAAGAAGCACTCCTGGCACCGGGTGATCATCGT
- a CDS encoding S49 family peptidase, whose protein sequence is MTHPQIAQRVFHTPLLAAPAKAAGFVMGLGPRILGGGSIELKGFEGVAVTGPASQPFASLLDDRVGDQIRSGKAEAFRIVDGVAVIPVTGTLIHRGAWVGSFSGEMSYEGISAQIKAAASHSSVRAIALEIDSHGGEVAGCFDLAAEIRAARDEKPVHAFVCDNAHSAAYALASQATRVIVPRAGSAGSIGVICMHADRSQQLEAVGVSVTIIAAGKHKADGNPYEPLPEAVRDSLKREMETLRGIFAETVAAGRGASLSADAALATEAACLLGQDAVDAGLADEVASPKEAFEQLAAQFSWRRAPLGTTATKEGPLTMATPEDDEQSGGGVNDTPNAGTETPEAGDGGGAPEANAGGQQDPQGSTAPEGKQSAPAATSGADEERQRIMGILGCEEAQGRSALASSLANDPHMTVEQAKKHLAAAGKEGNSRTLSALMESADDADLDQPPPAAEGKSGLAAKAKARFSGK, encoded by the coding sequence ATGACGCATCCGCAAATTGCGCAGCGTGTGTTTCACACGCCGCTTCTGGCCGCGCCTGCGAAAGCCGCAGGGTTCGTAATGGGGCTGGGTCCGCGCATCCTGGGCGGCGGCTCGATCGAGCTGAAAGGCTTCGAGGGCGTTGCGGTGACTGGGCCTGCCAGCCAGCCCTTTGCCTCTTTGCTGGATGATCGGGTTGGTGACCAGATCCGCTCGGGAAAAGCTGAGGCCTTCCGCATTGTCGACGGCGTGGCCGTGATCCCGGTGACCGGGACGCTGATCCATCGCGGCGCCTGGGTGGGCAGCTTCTCCGGTGAAATGTCCTATGAGGGGATCTCGGCGCAGATCAAGGCGGCGGCCTCTCATAGCAGTGTTCGCGCCATTGCGCTGGAGATCGACAGCCACGGCGGCGAGGTTGCCGGCTGTTTCGACCTGGCAGCCGAGATCCGGGCCGCGCGTGATGAAAAGCCGGTGCATGCCTTTGTTTGCGACAATGCGCATTCGGCGGCCTACGCGCTGGCTTCGCAGGCAACGCGGGTCATCGTGCCGCGCGCGGGCAGCGCGGGCTCGATCGGGGTGATTTGCATGCACGCGGATCGCAGCCAACAGCTGGAGGCTGTGGGCGTCAGCGTGACCATCATCGCCGCGGGCAAGCACAAGGCGGATGGCAACCCCTATGAGCCGCTGCCGGAAGCTGTTCGCGACAGCCTGAAGCGGGAAATGGAGACACTGCGCGGGATCTTCGCGGAAACCGTTGCCGCGGGCCGTGGTGCCAGCCTCAGTGCTGATGCAGCGCTGGCGACAGAGGCCGCGTGCCTGCTTGGTCAGGACGCTGTTGACGCCGGGCTCGCCGATGAGGTGGCCAGCCCCAAAGAAGCATTTGAGCAGCTTGCTGCTCAGTTCAGCTGGCGGCGGGCGCCGCTGGGCACAACCGCAACCAAAGAAGGACCTTTGACCATGGCAACCCCTGAAGACGACGAACAGTCCGGCGGCGGCGTGAACGATACGCCGAATGCAGGCACTGAAACCCCGGAAGCCGGTGACGGCGGCGGCGCGCCGGAAGCGAATGCCGGCGGCCAGCAGGACCCGCAAGGCAGCACGGCGCCCGAGGGTAAGCAGTCCGCCCCGGCGGCAACCTCTGGTGCTGATGAGGAGCGCCAGCGGATTATGGGCATTCTCGGCTGTGAGGAAGCCCAAGGGCGCAGTGCGCTGGCCAGCAGCCTGGCCAATGACCCGCACATGACCGTGGAGCAGGCAAAGAAGCACCTGGCTGCCGCGGGCAAGGAGGGGAACAGTCGCACTCTCAGTGCCCTGATGGAAAGCGCTGATGACGCTGATCTGGATCAGCCGCCGCCCGCGGCCGAGGGCAAAAGCGGTCTGGCCGCCAAAGCCAAGGCACGCTTCAGCGGCAAGTAA
- a CDS encoding pyocin activator PrtN family protein → MNTFWLLTAKYEGNPLVPVDALRADYFNGMSRDVFLKKVESGEIPLPLTRLGEGQKAPRCVHISDLAKYFDDCAEQARKELKRKI, encoded by the coding sequence ATGAACACCTTTTGGCTCCTCACCGCCAAATACGAGGGCAACCCCCTAGTTCCCGTCGACGCATTGCGTGCTGACTATTTCAACGGCATGAGCAGGGACGTGTTCCTAAAGAAGGTCGAGAGTGGAGAGATCCCCTTGCCCCTCACGCGCTTAGGCGAGGGACAGAAAGCTCCGCGCTGCGTTCACATTTCGGATTTGGCCAAGTACTTTGACGACTGCGCCGAACAGGCCAGGAAGGAACTGAAGCGGAAAATTTGA
- a CDS encoding DUF2303 family protein — MAYDDPEVMKNPAETMLQVMEDIGYHKAVDLNDSLDLTRPELVTVPKHREVKDLTPQIRSAAEFLKPARRKGTARLEDLNSLIGWANRFKGETSALYAKPDMSAPTLTCIADYHAQGPADQISVTGDPTARHCHHKAVYSFPLSDEWQAWMGVSGEALEKDDMGEFIEANAKDVMDPTPAILTGKEDEKKHQPWENRLIRTASQIEGKFGQLHTLLQMSKQFQVFETSDLTVSTNRDTGEAEISFVNEHKDAAGKPLNIPNLIIITIPVFRGGAPYRMAVRFRYRKTGGKIRFILSLYNPEKSFEAAFKEAVEQAEKETELPLFYGSPEAA; from the coding sequence ATGGCCTACGACGACCCCGAAGTGATGAAGAACCCAGCCGAAACCATGCTCCAGGTGATGGAGGATATCGGCTACCACAAAGCTGTTGATCTGAACGACAGCCTGGACCTGACCCGGCCCGAGCTGGTGACTGTTCCCAAGCACCGTGAGGTCAAAGACCTGACACCTCAGATCCGCAGCGCCGCCGAGTTCCTGAAACCCGCCCGCCGCAAGGGCACCGCCCGGCTTGAAGACCTCAACAGCCTGATCGGCTGGGCCAACCGCTTCAAGGGTGAAACGTCGGCGCTGTACGCCAAGCCGGATATGAGCGCGCCCACGCTGACCTGCATTGCGGATTACCACGCCCAAGGCCCGGCGGATCAGATCAGCGTGACCGGAGACCCCACCGCCCGGCACTGCCACCACAAGGCAGTCTACAGCTTCCCGCTGTCCGACGAGTGGCAGGCATGGATGGGCGTTTCCGGCGAGGCGCTGGAAAAGGACGATATGGGCGAGTTTATCGAGGCCAACGCCAAGGACGTCATGGACCCCACACCGGCCATTCTCACTGGCAAGGAAGATGAGAAGAAGCATCAGCCGTGGGAAAACCGTTTGATCCGCACCGCCAGCCAGATCGAGGGCAAATTCGGCCAGCTTCACACGCTGCTGCAAATGTCCAAGCAGTTCCAGGTGTTCGAAACCAGCGACCTTACCGTGTCGACCAACCGCGACACGGGCGAGGCTGAAATCAGCTTTGTGAACGAACACAAGGACGCTGCAGGCAAACCGCTGAACATTCCGAACCTGATCATCATCACGATTCCGGTGTTCCGCGGCGGCGCACCCTACCGCATGGCCGTGCGGTTCCGTTACCGCAAGACGGGCGGGAAAATCCGCTTCATCCTGTCGCTGTACAACCCCGAGAAATCCTTTGAAGCCGCCTTCAAGGAAGCCGTTGAACAGGCTGAAAAGGAAACGGAATTGCCGCTGTTCTACGGATCGCCGGAAGCCGCCTAA
- a CDS encoding glutathione S-transferase N-terminal domain-containing protein: MQDPIRLFYWPTPNGWKISIALEEMGLPYEVTLIDIGKGDQFAPEFLKISPNNRMPAIVDPDGPGGAPVSLFESGAILQYLARKTGRFYGADERARLMVDQWLMWQMGGLGPMAGQAHHFLKYAAQDLPYAKDRYRNEVARLYGVLDRQLAKTEYVAGADFTIADMAVWPWASLWEGQQQVLDDKPHLARWLDLMWSRPGVAAGRALHADLRADRSDSKAQQVIFGQSR; encoded by the coding sequence ATGCAGGATCCCATCCGGCTGTTCTACTGGCCGACCCCCAATGGCTGGAAAATCTCCATCGCGCTGGAGGAGATGGGCCTGCCCTACGAGGTTACGCTGATCGACATCGGCAAGGGGGACCAGTTCGCGCCGGAGTTCTTGAAGATCTCCCCCAACAACCGCATGCCCGCCATTGTGGATCCGGACGGGCCCGGCGGCGCACCAGTCTCCCTGTTCGAAAGCGGCGCCATCCTGCAATACCTCGCCCGCAAGACCGGGCGGTTCTACGGCGCGGACGAACGCGCCCGGCTGATGGTGGATCAATGGCTGATGTGGCAGATGGGCGGCCTCGGCCCGATGGCGGGCCAAGCGCATCATTTCCTCAAATATGCAGCCCAAGACTTGCCCTACGCCAAGGACCGCTACCGCAACGAAGTCGCCCGCCTCTATGGCGTGCTGGACCGGCAGCTGGCGAAAACTGAGTATGTCGCGGGCGCTGATTTTACGATTGCCGACATGGCGGTCTGGCCCTGGGCCTCGCTCTGGGAAGGCCAGCAGCAAGTGCTGGACGACAAGCCGCATCTGGCCCGCTGGCTGGATCTGATGTGGTCCCGCCCCGGCGTCGCGGCGGGCCGGGCGCTGCATGCGGACCTGCGGGCCGACCGGTCTGACAGCAAGGCCCAGCAAGTAATTTTCGGCCAATCCCGCTAA
- a CDS encoding head-tail joining protein, whose amino-acid sequence MNPFQAAVDASFNHLGIEAVLEQDGRRETVRLLPYEEDDYADFGETRLKDRSGSYEIRNGEFEGFSKGAILEVSGARRKVQSWDVKDRVRLKKILRTIPA is encoded by the coding sequence GTGAACCCGTTCCAGGCTGCGGTTGACGCATCCTTCAATCACCTCGGCATCGAGGCGGTTCTGGAGCAGGACGGGCGGCGGGAAACCGTGCGCCTCCTGCCCTATGAAGAAGATGACTATGCCGACTTCGGCGAAACCCGCCTGAAGGATCGCAGCGGCTCATATGAGATCCGCAACGGCGAATTCGAGGGGTTCAGCAAGGGCGCCATTCTCGAAGTCTCCGGCGCCCGCCGCAAGGTGCAGAGCTGGGACGTCAAGGACCGGGTGCGCCTGAAGAAGATCCTGCGGACCATTCCGGCATGA
- a CDS encoding helix-turn-helix domain-containing protein, with amino-acid sequence MADPQALDETTQGQEVPSPKRRLHVSEIIEVVRVYYRLGKREITGPSRERRVSWPRQMAMAMIRSRTSLSTPQIAEALHLQCHTTVCFGLKQVRERCQKRPDIKADYDELRRQLAERAGSADFIRHEHAHGRPFSTVRAGRG; translated from the coding sequence ATGGCTGACCCTCAGGCGCTTGACGAAACGACCCAGGGGCAAGAAGTGCCGTCGCCCAAGAGGCGGCTGCATGTGTCGGAAATTATCGAGGTTGTCCGCGTCTATTACCGGCTCGGCAAGAGGGAGATAACCGGCCCCAGCCGTGAACGCCGGGTGTCCTGGCCGCGGCAGATGGCAATGGCGATGATCAGGAGCCGCACGTCGCTGAGTACACCGCAAATTGCTGAGGCCCTGCACCTGCAGTGTCACACGACAGTTTGTTTCGGCCTCAAGCAGGTGCGGGAGCGCTGCCAGAAGCGGCCGGATATCAAGGCCGATTACGACGAGCTGCGGCGGCAACTGGCGGAGCGCGCAGGCAGCGCAGATTTCATCCGGCATGAGCATGCGCACGGGCGACCGTTTTCGACGGTCCGCGCGGGCCGAGGCTGA
- a CDS encoding helix-turn-helix domain-containing protein yields MRQLSTYLKKNRIRQSEFADSVGVTQGVISRLSSGAAKPSLELAVRIDKATAGAVPVHCWVELLVDRVPAVRAGAGEVLEAPKQAESGEAAA; encoded by the coding sequence ATGAGGCAGCTTTCTACTTATTTGAAGAAGAACCGAATTCGGCAGAGCGAGTTTGCTGATTCGGTTGGCGTGACGCAGGGTGTCATCTCTCGGTTGTCGAGTGGTGCGGCGAAGCCTAGCCTGGAGTTGGCGGTAAGGATCGACAAGGCCACAGCCGGTGCGGTTCCGGTTCATTGCTGGGTTGAGTTGCTTGTTGACAGGGTGCCCGCAGTTCGGGCTGGCGCTGGCGAAGTCCTCGAGGCGCCGAAACAAGCGGAAAGCGGGGAGGCAGCCGCATGA
- a CDS encoding phage portal protein codes for MKQSYPKVRVKETKPQAAASRDAGFRGTSPYVAGDRGIDTMAGFQPRTMSADAEIGPARKVINARTRDLARNNGFAAGAVGKEVDAIIGGNFRPFVKPDWRALGLSKEWASEFREQVTSEWRSYAEDPRKYADVTRSQTVPQMFGTAYRGYLLEGEALALNNWRKRRPTKTCLRLVDPDLLSNPHDHADERFLRGGINLSRDGVALAYNFRQAHQSDRWAGVEGMTWKTIRRETRWGRPIVVHFFDKLRDGQTRGVSRMAPIVEKLRMEDHYSKVELQAAVINAVLAAFIKSPMGPEAMEEMFGEDGITKEGSAANGWVGERSQFYQENSIKVGGARIQALFPNDEIGMVQTARPAAQFADFEAAVLRHVASGLGISYEQLASDWSKTNYSSARAALIEIWRGWTVRRTAFAQGFCQPFFMSWLEEMVLDGRIRLPHSAPDFHDNWMAYSRSKWVGPGRGFVDPVKEIQAAAMRVALGVSTLEDEAAELTGSDWGDNMDQIQDEMGKMPSGVLHPMQESFAKLLGHNGGPALNSEE; via the coding sequence ATGAAGCAGTCCTATCCGAAAGTTCGGGTGAAAGAGACGAAGCCGCAGGCCGCAGCGTCGCGAGATGCGGGGTTTCGTGGCACTTCGCCCTATGTGGCAGGTGATCGCGGGATCGACACCATGGCGGGCTTTCAGCCGCGCACCATGTCGGCGGATGCGGAGATCGGCCCGGCCCGGAAGGTGATCAATGCCCGCACACGCGACCTGGCCCGCAACAACGGATTTGCGGCTGGTGCCGTGGGCAAGGAAGTCGATGCGATCATCGGCGGCAACTTCCGGCCGTTTGTGAAGCCGGACTGGCGCGCTCTGGGGCTCAGCAAGGAATGGGCCAGTGAGTTCAGAGAGCAGGTTACCAGCGAGTGGCGCAGCTACGCCGAAGATCCCCGGAAATACGCTGATGTGACCCGTTCGCAGACGGTTCCGCAGATGTTCGGCACCGCTTACCGCGGTTACCTGTTGGAAGGTGAGGCGCTGGCGCTGAACAACTGGCGGAAACGCCGGCCAACCAAAACCTGTCTGCGGCTCGTGGACCCCGACCTGTTGTCAAATCCGCATGATCACGCTGATGAACGTTTCTTGCGCGGCGGTATCAACCTGTCCCGCGATGGCGTGGCGCTGGCATACAACTTCCGGCAGGCGCATCAGAGCGACCGCTGGGCCGGGGTTGAAGGGATGACCTGGAAGACGATCCGCCGCGAAACCCGTTGGGGCCGCCCGATCGTGGTTCATTTCTTCGACAAGCTTCGGGACGGCCAGACCCGCGGTGTTTCCCGCATGGCGCCGATTGTCGAAAAGCTGCGGATGGAAGACCATTATTCGAAAGTGGAGCTTCAGGCCGCCGTGATCAATGCGGTTTTGGCCGCCTTCATCAAATCCCCTATGGGCCCGGAGGCCATGGAGGAAATGTTTGGTGAGGATGGGATCACTAAAGAAGGTTCCGCGGCCAACGGCTGGGTAGGAGAACGAAGCCAGTTCTACCAGGAAAACTCTATCAAGGTTGGCGGTGCGCGGATCCAAGCGCTGTTTCCGAATGATGAAATCGGCATGGTCCAGACCGCGCGCCCGGCGGCGCAGTTTGCTGACTTTGAAGCCGCGGTGCTGCGTCATGTCGCCAGCGGCTTGGGGATTTCCTATGAGCAGCTGGCCAGCGACTGGAGTAAGACGAACTACTCCAGCGCACGCGCTGCCCTGATCGAGATCTGGCGCGGCTGGACGGTTCGCCGGACAGCCTTTGCGCAAGGTTTCTGCCAGCCGTTCTTCATGTCCTGGCTGGAAGAAATGGTGCTGGATGGCCGGATCCGGCTGCCGCACAGCGCGCCGGACTTCCATGACAACTGGATGGCCTATTCGCGTTCCAAATGGGTTGGGCCGGGCCGCGGGTTTGTGGATCCGGTGAAAGAGATCCAGGCGGCCGCGATGCGCGTGGCCCTGGGCGTGTCGACGCTGGAAGATGAAGCGGCTGAGCTGACCGGCTCCGACTGGGGCGACAACATGGATCAGATCCAGGACGAAATGGGCAAGATGCCCAGCGGTGTTCTGCACCCGATGCAGGAAAGCTTTGCCAAGCTGCTGGGCCACAACGGCGGCCCGGCCTTGAACTCCGAGGAATAA
- a CDS encoding head decoration protein — MNALTEGNTAGDFVAWEEDGFYSRDTGTIGAGNDYEPGSVLGEITASGKLVYWDPAAVDGSETVAAVLRTPAAAADADVPNAVLMKRHCRLKRHGLIFGPGVTTQAQRDQAVEELEALGMLAR; from the coding sequence ATGAACGCGCTGACCGAGGGAAATACAGCAGGCGATTTCGTCGCTTGGGAGGAAGATGGCTTCTACAGCCGTGACACCGGCACCATTGGTGCGGGCAACGACTATGAGCCGGGTTCGGTTCTGGGGGAAATCACCGCATCCGGCAAACTGGTCTACTGGGATCCGGCGGCTGTCGACGGCTCCGAGACCGTTGCGGCAGTTCTGCGTACCCCTGCAGCGGCCGCAGACGCGGACGTGCCGAATGCCGTGCTGATGAAGCGCCATTGCCGCCTGAAGCGTCACGGCCTGATCTTCGGTCCCGGAGTGACAACCCAGGCTCAGCGTGACCAGGCCGTGGAGGAGCTGGAAGCCCTGGGGATGCTGGCCCGCTAA